CCCATTGGCTTCCTGCTTTTTCAGAAAACCAATCAGCTTTGGGATGTCTTCCTCCTCAATAGTCGCACCAAGAACGGATTCCACCGCACCGCCAACCTGACAGAGCCTATGGGTTCGTTTTTTACTTTCTTCGGCTTTCTTTCGTTTTAGAAGTTCTTTCTTCTGTGCTGCATATCGTTTTGCTTTTTCAAGGCTTTCCTGTTCCTTCTTTTCCATTTCAAGCATTCGTTCTTCATAACTTTTTGTTGATTTTGCCATTCTTACATTCTCCTTTCCTTCACAAACATAAGTTCTCGGTTGCGTATCAGAAGAAGCACATGGTATAATCTTCTTGCGTGTAGGTATATCATGGCTTCGGTCTGATAGAACCTTTGGCGGTTTCTTCGGAAGCCGCCTTTTTAATTTGCCGCAGTTCTTGTTACGGCTTTTACATTTCCTCTATCCCTCAAATCACGACCTTCATTAGCTTCCATAAACATTTCCAGAATATCGGTTTTAATCAGGACTTTGCGACCAACCTTTAATACTGGAAGTTTCTTCCATTCTACAAGCTGTCTTAAGGTATTTCTGCCGATTCCCGTATAGTCAGCAGCTTCTTCGATGGATAATGCAATTTTTCTTTGCGTCATATAATCACCTCCTTATAAATTGCATTATGCAATTCTTGTGATGTAAGTATATCCTTTTCATATCTTTTTGTCAAGCGTTACGAAATATCAAAAACAAACTTTATGTTGCATATTGCAATTTTGGAAAAACAATGCTATAATTCATACATACCGAAAAAGGAGGCAGTCAGCATGAAAGATAAAGAACTACGCAAGCTGATAGGCAGCAGAGTAAAACAGCGCCGTCTGGAATTGAATCTGACACAGCCTTATGTCGCAGAAAAGATGGGGGTTACCGCTTCTACAATCCTGCGTTATGAGAATGGTTCGATTGACAATACGAAAAAAATGGTGCTGGAAGGTCTTTCGGAAGCACTCCATGTATCTGTGGAATGGCTCAAAGGGGAAACAGATGAATATGAAACCGACATTACGGATAAGAGAGAGTTACAGATTCGTGATGCGATGGGAGATATTCTGGAACAGTTACCGCTTGCCCTTACCAAAGAAGAAGATGCTTTTTCAAAAGATTTATTACTGCTGATGTTAAAACAATATGGTCTGTTTTTGGATTCCTTCCAGTTCGCCTGCAAAAATTTCAAGGGGAATGCTGGTCAGACGGATATTGCCAAAACAATAGGGTTTGAATCGAATGAGGAATATAATGAGATTATGTTCTTAAGGGAAATCACTCCTACCATCAATGCTCTTAATGAGATGGCAGACGTTGTAAGGCTCTATTCCAAGAAACCAAAAACAGCAGAACAAAGGCTTGCAAATCTTTTATCAGAAGTCTTATACGAAGATTCCGAATCGGTATAGTAAGACAACCGGAGTTATGATATACTTACACGCACGAAGCATTTCATCAGTTCCGATTGTCTAATATCGAAAGGAGATATACGATTATGGCAAAAGGATCTGTAAGAAAAAAAGGAAAGAAATGGTACTACCGCTTCTATGTAGAGGACGCAAGCGGCAATCTTGTTCAAAAAGAATGCGTTGGAACAGAAAGCAAAAGTGAAACTGAAAAGCTGCTCCGTCAGGCAATGGATGATTATGAAAAAAAGAAATTTGTTGCCAAAGCGGAAAATCTCACAGTCGGACAACTTCTGGATGTGTGGGCAGAGGAGGAATTAAAAACAGGTACGCTCAGCAATGGTACTGTGGAGAATTACCTCGGAACAATCCGAAATATCAAGAAACACCCATTGGCAGAACGGAAATTAAAAAATGTAACCTCTGAGCATTTGCAATCCTTCTTTGATTTGCTTTCCTTTGGGGGAGTTCATCCCGATGGAAAAGAGAAAAAGGGTTACAGCAAAGATTACATCCATTCTTTTTCCGCAGTCATGCAGCAGTCCTTCCGCTTTGCAGTATTTCCAAAACAGTATATTACGTTCAATCCCATGCAGTATATTAAACTGCGGTATCAGACGGACGAAGTTGATTTGTTTTCGGATGAGGACATGGACGGAAATATCCAACCAATTTCACGAGAAGATTATGAAAGACTGCTTACGTATCTTCAAAAAAAGAACCCAGCCGCAATACTTCCAATCCAGATAGCCTATTATGCCGGGCTTCGTATTGGAGAAGCCTGTGGTTTGGCATGGCAGGACGTAAATCTGGAAGAACAATGCCTTACCATAAGACGCAGCATCCGATATGATGGCTCAAAACGCAAATATATCATCGGACCAACCAAGCGGAAAAAAGTGAGGATTGTTGATTTTGGAGATACGCTGGTAGAGATTTTCCGTAATGCCCGGAAAGAGCAGTTAAAAAATCGAATGCAGTATGGAGAACTTTATCACACGAACTACTACAAAGAGGTCAAAGAGAAAAACAGAGTGTACTACGAGTATTATTGCTTAGACAGAACAGAGGAAGTCCCGGCAGATTATAAAGAAATTTCTTTCGTCTGCTTAAGACCTGATGGCTGTCTGGAACTTCCGACTACTTTGGGAACGGTATGCAGAAAGGTAGCAAAAACATTAGAGGGATTTGAAGGCTTTCATTTCCACCAGTTACGTCACACCTATGCAAGCAACCTTTTAGCAAATGGAGCTGCCCCAAAAGATGTGCAGGAATTGTTAGGACACTCAGATGTCAGTACCACAATGAACGTCTATGCTCACTCCACAAGAGATGCGAAACGAAAATCGGTTCGGCTTCTTGATAAAGTGGTAGGCAATGACTAAAAAATTTCCCTTATTTCCCTTGTGATTATCTCATAAGGGCAAAAATAAGGGAAACTACATATCATTTCACTAATGGACAGGCGGGAAAGCCTATAAAATGGGGAAAGTTAGAGAGATAATTATATAAATTCCAGTTTAAAGTGCATAATTTTATGATTCTCAAAAGAAGGTAAAATAATGAGCAGCTATATTAAAACAAACATGATACCGATTATAATAGAAATGATATTTATAATATCTTGTTTTGTCATTCCAAAGGAATATTTTATTTATACTAACACTCCTTAACAATATGGGGAATATTTTTAACTATGGTCTGGGCTTTGCCGTTAAGTTTGTCATATATTAAGACTAAAAATATATATGTACCAATGACAGCACATTTTATTGGCAATTTATTAGGAAATGGAATGGATGTTATTATGACGATTATTTCAATGTTATAGATACTGATAACTTCCAATCTCTGCCTTTCAGGCAGCCCACAGCCATACAACTTAAGAAAGGACTTCACATGACTCACACAAAACGTAAATCAAAAATTATCCTTATTATACTGCTTGCCGTGATTCTTACACTTTGCGGCATCAGCGTCTGGTATGTCAATGACTACTATCACGCCGTTGATGTAGATGCGGCTTTAACCTCCTCCGATACCGTAACGGTAAGTTCTACTGCCACCGGCATGCTTTTTGACGGACCAGGCACGAAAGATGCGCTTATTTTCTATCCTGGCGCCAAAGTAGAGGCAATCGCATACGCAC
The Roseburia rectibacter DNA segment above includes these coding regions:
- a CDS encoding CPBP family glutamic-type intramembrane protease; protein product: MFLTMVWALPLSLSYIKTKNIYVPMTAHFIGNLLGNGMDVIMTIISML
- a CDS encoding tyrosine-type recombinase/integrase: MAKGSVRKKGKKWYYRFYVEDASGNLVQKECVGTESKSETEKLLRQAMDDYEKKKFVAKAENLTVGQLLDVWAEEELKTGTLSNGTVENYLGTIRNIKKHPLAERKLKNVTSEHLQSFFDLLSFGGVHPDGKEKKGYSKDYIHSFSAVMQQSFRFAVFPKQYITFNPMQYIKLRYQTDEVDLFSDEDMDGNIQPISREDYERLLTYLQKKNPAAILPIQIAYYAGLRIGEACGLAWQDVNLEEQCLTIRRSIRYDGSKRKYIIGPTKRKKVRIVDFGDTLVEIFRNARKEQLKNRMQYGELYHTNYYKEVKEKNRVYYEYYCLDRTEEVPADYKEISFVCLRPDGCLELPTTLGTVCRKVAKTLEGFEGFHFHQLRHTYASNLLANGAAPKDVQELLGHSDVSTTMNVYAHSTRDAKRKSVRLLDKVVGND
- a CDS encoding helix-turn-helix domain-containing protein — translated: MKDKELRKLIGSRVKQRRLELNLTQPYVAEKMGVTASTILRYENGSIDNTKKMVLEGLSEALHVSVEWLKGETDEYETDITDKRELQIRDAMGDILEQLPLALTKEEDAFSKDLLLLMLKQYGLFLDSFQFACKNFKGNAGQTDIAKTIGFESNEEYNEIMFLREITPTINALNEMADVVRLYSKKPKTAEQRLANLLSEVLYEDSESV
- a CDS encoding helix-turn-helix domain-containing protein, with the translated sequence MTQRKIALSIEEAADYTGIGRNTLRQLVEWKKLPVLKVGRKVLIKTDILEMFMEANEGRDLRDRGNVKAVTRTAAN